A single region of the Brassica rapa cultivar Chiifu-401-42 chromosome A03, CAAS_Brap_v3.01, whole genome shotgun sequence genome encodes:
- the LOC103859708 gene encoding receptor-like cytoplasmic kinase 1 has translation MSCFGCCGDDDFHRVNETGPKTAYNTAGYDGHHQRVEPFKNPPAIQMQPISVPAIPADELKDITDNYGSKSLIGEGSYGRVFYGVLKNGKAAAIKKLDSSKQPDQEFLSQVSMVSRLRQDNVVALLGYCVDGPLRVLAYEYAPKGSLHDILHGKKGMKGAQPGPVLSWHQRVKIAVGAAKGLEYLHEKANPHVVHRDIKSSSVLLFEDDVAKIADFDLSNQAPDMAARLHSTRVLGTFGYHAPEYAMTGTLSTKSDVYSFGVVLLELLTGRKPVDHTLPRGQQSLVTWATPKLSENNVNQCVDARLKGEYPLKAAAKMAAVAALCVQYEAEFRPNMSIVVKALQPLLNPPRSAPQTPQRNIPY, from the exons ATGAGCTGCTTTGGTTGTTGTGGCGATGATGATTTCCATAGAGTTAATGAAACAGGACCAAAGACAGCGTACAACACAGCAG GTTACGATGGTCACCATCAAAGGGTTGAACCATTCAAGAACCCACCAGCCATTCAGATGCAGCCTATCTCTGTACCAGCCATTCCAGCAGATGAACTAAAGGATATAACCGATAACTATGGTTCAAAGTCTTTGATTGGTGAGGGCTCATATGGTAGAGTTTTTTATGGTGTTCTAAAAAACGGCAAGGCAGCTGCCATTAAGAAACTTGATTCCAGTAAGCAACCGGATCAAGAATTTCTCTCCCAG GTTTCAATGGTTTCGAGATTGCGACAAGACAATGTTGTTGCGCTTCTTGGCTATTGCGTTGATGGACCACTCCGTGTTCTTGCTTATGAATATGCCCCTAAAGGATCTCTTCATGATATCCTTCATG GTAAAAAAGGTATGAAAGGAGCACAACCAGGTCCGGTTCTGTCGTGGCACCAGAGAGTAAAAATTGCGGTTGGTGCGGCTAAAGGACTAGAGTACTTGCATGAGAAGGCAAACCCTCATGTTGTCCACCGAGACATCAAATCCAGCAGTGTACTTTTGTTTGAAGATGATGTTGCTAAGATTGCTGATTTTGATCTGTCTAATCAAGCCCCTGACATGGCTGCACGCCTTCACTCAACTCGTGTGCTTGGAACCTTTGGTTATCACGCTCCAGA GTATGCAATGACAGGAACGTTGAGCACAAAGAGTGACGTGTATAGTTTTGGAGTTGTTCTGCTAGAGCTCCTCACAGGTCGTAAACCAGTTGATCATACCTTACCACGAGGACAGCAGAGTCTCGTGACATGG GCAACCCCTAAACTGAGTGAAAACAACGTGAACCAGTGCGTTGATGCAAGACTAAAGGGAGAGTATCCTCTCAAAGCTGCTGCCAAG ATGGCTGCTGTAGCGGCGCTTTGTGTGCAATATGAGGCAGAGTTCAGGCCAAACATGAGCATAGTAGTGAAGGCACTTCAGCCTCTTCTCAATCCTCCTCGCTCTGCTCCTCAGACTCCGCAGAGGAACATCCCTTATTGA
- the LOC103859707 gene encoding uncharacterized protein LOC103859707, with product MASLGDHDEIIKSVSDAPPTHYMVKIESFSLLTKHAIERYETESFEAGGYKWKLVLYPNGNKSKNMKEHVSVYLALADSTSLGPGWEVSAVFRLYLLDQNKDSYLILQGKERRFHTFKREWGFDKFIPTATFFNASNGYLMEDTCMFGADVFVSKERRSGRGECLSMIKDATSSKHIWKIENFSKLEKASYDSNAFFAGDRKWKIRLYPSGTNHGTGTHLSIYLILADPETVSDGTKIFTEFTVRIYDQLQGRHIAGKVTKWFSGSSLENGWVKYVSMVYFTQPSSGLLLKDVCLVEADVCVHGITSAL from the exons ATGGCTAGTTTGGGTGATCATGATG AGATCATAAAGTCTGTTTCTGATGCCCCGCCAACGCATTACATGGTCAAGATAGAGTCTTTCTCACTCCTTACAAAACATGCTATAGAGAGATATGAAACTGAGAGCTTTGAAGCTGGAGGCTACAAATG GAAGCTGGTTCTGTATCCAAACGGAAACAAGAGCAAGAACATGAAAGAACATGTTTCTGTTTACTTGGCTTTAGCAGACTCTACCTCCTTAGGTCCAGGGTGGGAGGTTTCCGCTGTTTTCCGTCTGTATTTACTTGATCAAAACAAAGATAGTTACTTGATTCTACAAG GGAAAGAGAGACGGTTCCATACGTTCAAACGTGAATGGGGATTCGATAAGTTCATCCCTACAGCTACCTTCTTTAATGCGTCAAACGGTTACCTTATGGAAGACACATGCATGTTTGGAGCTGATGTGTTTGTTTCCAAGGAGAGAAGAAGTGGGAGAGGAGAATGCTTATCAATGATTAAAGATGCTACTAGCTCAAAGCACATCtggaaaattgaaaatttctcAAAGCTAGAGAAAGCAAGCTATGACTCAAATGCTTTCTTCGCTGGAGATAGAAAATG GAAAATACGACTTTATCCATCGGGAACAAATCACGGAACAGGAACACATCTTTCTATCTATCTGATCCTCGCAGATCCTGAAACTGTTTCAGACGGTACAAAGATATTCACAGAGTTCACAGTAAGAATATATGATCAGCTTCAAGGCAGACACATTGCAGGGAAAG TTACTAAATGGTTCAGTGGATCGAGCCTGGAGAACGGATGGGTTAAATACGTATCAATGGTTTATTTCACGCAGCCAAGTAGTGGTTTGCTGCTTAAAGATGTTTGTCTCGTTGAAGCTGATGTCTGTGTTCATGGAATCACTAGTGCACTCTGA
- the LOC103859712 gene encoding late embryogenesis abundant protein 19: protein MGLGRRVIVSLVIMAIVTMCCVQGTIAKEAAKGKSWTDWAKEKIGLKHEEKIPTTHTTTTVEDNAWGATDKAKDAKDAAKRKAEEAVGATYETAKSKAGETIGSLKDKASQSYDSVGQVYKDSFSGDNSDKSWTDWAKEKIGIKHNENYPNMGDTVSEKAKEAKDAATRKAGDAKERLEETVEAAKEKASDLTSAAKEKAEKLKEEAERESNNAKEKSKEHYENAKSKAEETLESTKDEASQSYDSAAKESEEARDTLSHKSKRVKDTSFNEDDEL, encoded by the coding sequence ATGGGTTTAGGGAGGAGAGTTATCGTATCTTTGGTAATTATGGCTATTGTAACGATGTGTTGTGTCCAAGGCACCATCGCCAAAGAAGCGGCTAAGGGTAAATCATGGACTGATTGGGCCAAGGAGAAGATCGGTCTGAAGCATGAAGAGAAGATCCCGACCACTCACACCACCACAACGGTCGAAGACAACGCTTGGGGAGCGACTGATAAGGCCAAGGACGCTAAGGACGCCGCCAAACGCAAGGCAGAGGAAGCCGTTGGAGCTACTTACGAGACAGCAAAATCGAAAGCAGGCGAGACTATTGGCTCCTTGAAAGACAAGGCATCGCAGAGCTATGATTCAGTAGGTCAAGTTTATAAAGACAGTTTCTCGGGGGATAATAGCGATAAATCATGGACTGATTGGGCTAAAGAGAAAATCGGAATCAAACACAACGAAAACTACCCTAACATGGGGGACACGGTGTCAGAGAAGGCTAAAGAAGCAAAGGACGCAGCCACACGCAAAGCGGGAGACGCTAAGGAGAGGTTGGAAGAAACGGTTGAGGCGGCTAAGGAGAAGGCGAGCGATCTGACGAGTGCGGCCAAGGAGAAGGCCGAGAAGTTGAAGGAAGAAGCGGAAAGAGAGAGTAACAATGCGAAGGAGAAGAGTAAAGAACACTACGAGAATGCAAAATCCAAAGCTGAGGAGACTTTGGAGTCTACGAAAGATGAAGCGTCTCAAAGCTATGACTCAGCTGCTAAGGAATCAGAGGAAGCTAGAGATACCTTGTCACACAAGTCAAAACGAGTTAAAGATACTAGCTTCAACGAAGACGATGAGCTCTAG
- the LOC103859709 gene encoding novel plant SNARE 13: MASNIPMSPQLEQIHGEIRDHFRALANGFQKLDKIKDSSRQSKQMEELTDKMRECKRLVKEFDRELKDEEARNSPQVNKQLNDEKQSMIKELNSYVALRKTYMSTLGNKKVELFDMGAGVSGEPTPEDNVQVASSMSNQELVDAGMKRMDETDQAIERSKQVVEQTLEVGTQTAATLKGQTDQMGRVVNHLDTIQFSIKKASQLVKEIGRQVATDKCIMMFLFLIVCGVVAIIIVKIVHPNNKDIRDIPGLAPPAQSRKLLYLRNQEYMGK, translated from the exons ATGGCTTCGAATATCCCGATGAGTCCTCAATTGGAGCAGATCCATGGTGAAATCCGTGACCATTTCCGAGCCCTCGC GAATGGTTTCCAGAAGTTGGATAAGATCAAGGATTCATCTAGACAAAGCAAGCAGATGGAGGAACTTACTGACAAGATGAGAGAATGTAAAAG GCTGGTGAAGGAGTTCGACCGTGAGCTCAAGGATGAGGAAGCTAGAAATTCTCCTCAAGTAAATAAGCAATTGAACGATGAGAAACAATCCATG ATCAAGGAACTCAACTCTTACGTTGCACTAAGGAAAAC GTATATGAGTACACTTGGAAACAAGAAAGTCGAACTATTTGATATGGGAGCTGGAGTCAGTGGCGAGCCCACACCTGAAGATAATGTTCAAGTGGCTTCAT CTATGTCAAACCAGGAGCTAGTTGATGCTGGAATGAAAAGAATGGATGAGACTGATCAAGCCATTGAGCGCTCAAAACAA GTGGTGGAGCAAACACTCGAAGTTGGAACTCAAACTGCAGCTACTTTAAAGGGACAG ACGGATCAAATGGGACGAGTGGTAAACCACTTGGACACGATTCAGTTCTCTATCAAGAAGGCTTCCCAGCTAGTGAAAGAGATAGGAAGACAGGTGGCTACTGATAAATGCATAATGATGTTCCTCTTTCTCATTGTATGCGGCGTTGTAGCCATTATCATAGTGAAG ATTGTACACCCGAATAACAAAGACATAAGGGACATACCAGGATTAGCTCCTCCAGCACAATCAAGGAAGCTTTTGTACTTGAGGAATCAAGAATATATGGGAAAATAG
- the LOC103859711 gene encoding CBL-interacting serine/threonine-protein kinase 1 has product MVRKHEEEVRKEMRLGKYELGRTLGEGNFGKVKFAKDTVSGQPFAVKIIDKSRISHLNFSLQIKREIRTLKMLKHPNIVRLHEVLASKTKIYMVMECVMGGELFDRIVSKGKLSETEGRKMFQQLIDGISYCHSKGVFHRDLKLENVLLDANGHIKITDFGLSALPQHFRDDGLLHTTCGSPNYVAPEVLANRGYDGAASDIWSCGVILYVILTGCLPFDDRNLAVLYQKICKGDPPIPRWLSPGARTMVKRMLDPNPVTRITVTGIKASEWFKQDYTPSVPDDDDDEEEVDTDDDSFSVQELGSEEGKGSDSPTIINAFQLIGMSSFLDLSGFFEQEDVSERRIRFTSNSSARDLLEKIETAVTEMGFSVQKKHAKLKVKQEETNHKGQVGLLVTAEVFEIKPSLNVVELRKSYGDSCMYRQLYERLLKDVGTSSPEQGLVT; this is encoded by the exons ATGGTGAGAAAGCATGAAGAGGAGGTGAGGAAAGAAATGCGACTAGGGAAATACGAGCTCGGGAGGACGCTCGGCGAGGGTAATTTCGGTAAAGTCAAATTCGCTAAAGACACCGTCTCCGGTCAACCGTTCGCCGTTAAGATCATCGACAAGTCTCGTATCTCCCATCTCAACTTCTCCTTGCAG ATAAAAAGAGAGATACGGACGCTGAAAATGCTTAAACATCCCAACATTGTTAGATTACATGAG GTCTTGGCTAGCAAAACAAAGATTTATATGGTCATGGAATGTGTTATGGGAGGAGAATTATTCGACAGAATT gttTCTAAAGGAAAGCTATCAGAAACCGAAGGAAGAAAAATGTTTCAGCAGCTCATCGATGGAATCAGCTACTGTCACAGCAAAGGTGTTTTCCACAGGGATCTTAAG CTAGAGAACGTTCTTCTTGATGCAAATGGACATATCAAGATCACTGACTTTGGCCTCAGTGCTCTGCCTCAGCATTTTAGG GATGATGGATTGCTACATACAACCTGTGGAAGTCCAAACTACGTTGCCCCTGAGGTTTTAGCCAACAGAGGCTACGATGGTGCAGCATCTGATATATGGTCGTGTGGTGTAATCCTCTATGTGATTTTAACCGGATGTCTCCCTTTTGACGATAGAAACCTTGCTGTTCTTTACCAGAAG ATATGCAAAGGAGACCCACCAATACCAAGGTGGTTATCACCAGGTGCAAGAACCATGGTCAAGAGAATGCTTGATCCAAATCCAGTCACGAGGATCACAGTCACAGGTATCAAAGCCAGCGAATGGTTCAAGCAAGACTACACTCCTTCGGTTCCggatgatgatgacgacgaagaagaagttgaCACAGATGATGATTCTTTCTCAGTCCAAGAACTC GGATCTGAAGAAGGGAAGGGCAGTGATTCACCAACTATCATTAATGCGTTTCAGTTGATAGGAATGTCTTCCTTTCTTGACCTGTCTGGTTTCTTTGAACAAGAG GATGTATCAGAGAGGAGAATAAGATTCACTTCCAATAGCTCAGCAAGAGATTTACTGGAGAAAATCGAAACCGCAGTTACAGAAATGGGATTCAGTGTACAAAAGAAACATGCCAAG TTAAAAGtaaaacaagaagaaacaaaCCACAAAGGGCAAGTTGGTTTATTAGTAACAGCTGAg GTTTTCGAAATAAAGCCGTCACTGAACGTGGTTGAGCTAAGAAAATCTTATGGAGATTCATGTATGTATAGACAG TTGTACGAGAGACTATTAAAAGACGTCGGCACTTCCTCGCCGGAACAAGGACTAGTAACGTAG
- the LOC103859710 gene encoding probable GTP diphosphokinase CRSH, chloroplastic has translation MSVIRPSPIPTPRCRSQTVYPRLHSIHFIHHHQRRRRWNPRSEAEDTATARSPEAAGGKMVVELVGAFNEVTERMNSVWLSTSSSRLLFKALKLSIPILQSLPLASDGRSPLSKALSLSILLADLQMDAEVISASILSEAVEANAISIHEVRDQIGTGTAHLLHEIFRVKNIPFKVDVLDDETAASLRKFYLTYYDIRAVITDLVSKLDEMRHLVHLPRYRQQILSLQVLKIYSPLAHAVGANHLSLELEDISFRYLFPCSYLYLDSWLRSHENGSLIDVYKEQLLCSLKDDLVLSGMVDDVYVKGRYKSRYSMMKKLLRDGRKPEEVNDVLGLRVILMPNDDEVGEKACYRTSEIVRSIWKEIPHRTKDYITKPKANGYRSLHMAVDVSDSDQTRPLMEIQIRTVDMDGSANAGTASHSLYKGGLTDPKEAKRLKAIMMAAADLAAIRLKDLSSNKQQSLKTTMNQRDRVFCLLDKNGDGMISIEELMEVMEELGAPGEDAEEMMQLLDSNSDGSLSSDEFDTFQKQVEFMRKWEDRDNEYKSILDEKLHDLPHQDATGLIQLYNKELEDRLSSH, from the exons ATGTCTGTGATTCGTCCATCTCCGATTCCAACCCCGAGATGCAGATCCCAGACAGTGTACCCTCGCCTTCACTCGATCCACTTTATTCATCACCATCAAAGACGTCGACGGTGGAATCCGAGGTCCGAAGCGGAGGATACCGCGACGGCTCGGTCGCCGGAGGCAGCGGGAGGGAAAATGGTGGTGGAGCTAGTCGGAGCATTCAATGAAGTGACGGAGAGGATGAATTCGGTTTGGTTGTCGACGTCTTCGTCGAGGCTACTCTTTAAGGCTCTGAAGCTCTCGATTCCGATCTTGCAGTCTCTCCCTCTCGCCTCTGACGGTCGCTCTCCTCTATCTAAGGCTCTTTCCCTTTCTATCCTCCTCGCTGATCTCCAG ATGGACGCTGAAGTGATCTCAGCGAGCATATTGAGCGAAGCCGTGGAGGCAAATGCAATATCAATCCACGAAGTCAGAGACCAGATCGGTACCGGAACTGCTCATCTCCTCCACGAGATCTTCCGCGTCAAAAACATCCCTTTCAAAGTCGATGTCCTGGACGACGAAACAGCTGCTTCCCTTAGAAAATTCTACCTCACCTACTACGACATAAGGGCTGTGATCACGGACCTCGTTTCGAAGCTCGACGAGATGAGGCATTTAGTTCACTTGCCGAGGTATCGCCAGCAGATTCTCTCCCTCCAAGTCCTGAAGATCTACTCTCCTCTGGCACATGCCGTGGGAGCTAATCACCTCTCGCTTGAGCTTGAGGACATCTCTTTCCGTTATCTCTTCCCGTGCTCGTATCTCTACTTGGATTCTTGGTTAAGAAGCCATGAGAACGGTTCGTTGATAGATGTGTACAAAGAGCAGCTTCTTTGCTCTTTGAAAGATGATTTGGTTTTATCCGGAATGGTGGATGATGTATACGTGAAAGGGAGGTATAAAAGCCGGTACAGTATGATGAAGAAGCTTCTTAGAGACGGGCGTAAACCGGAGGAAGTGAACGACGTGCTCGGTCTCCGTGTTATATTAATGCCTAACGATGATGAAGTGGGAGAAAAGGCTTGTTACAGGACGAGCGAGATTGTTCGGTCCATATGGAAAGAGATCCCACATAGAACTAAAGACTACATTACTAAGCCGAAGGCGAATGGGTATAGGAGTTTGCATATGGCGGTTGACGTTAGCGATAGTGATCAGACGAGGCCTTTGATGGAGATTCAGATACGGACAGTGGATATGGATGGGTCTGCTAACGCTGGAACAGCGTCTCATTCTTTGTACAAAGGCGGTTTAACGGATCCGAAAGAGGCGAAGCGGCTCAAGGCGATAATGATGGCGGCTGCGGATTTAGCGGCTATTCGTCTTAAGGATCTCTCATCTAATAAACAGCAGAGTCTGAAGACGACAATGAACCAGAGAGACAGAGTGTTTTGTCTTTTGGATAAAAATGGTGACGGGATGATCAGTATAGAGGAGCTGATGGAAGTGATGGAGGAGCTTGGAGCTCCGGGTGAAGATGCAGAGGAGATGATGCAGCTTCTTGATTCTAACAGCGATGGATCTCTTAGCTCAGACGAGTTCGATACGTTTCAGAAACAA GTAGAGTTTATGCGTAAATGGGAAGATAGAGATAACGAGTATAAGAGTATTTTAGACGAGAAGCTTCATGATCTCCCACATCAAGATGCGACCGGTTTGATTCAGTTATACAACAAAGAGCTTGAGGATCGGCTCTCTAGCCATTAA
- the LOC103859706 gene encoding S-adenosylmethionine synthase 2 produces MESFLFTSESVNEGHPDKLCDQISDAILDACLEQDPESKVACETCTKTNMVMVFGEITTKANVDYEKIVRKTCREIGFISDDVGLDADNCKVLVNIEQQSPDIAQGVHGHLTKKPEDIGAGDQGHMFGYATDETPELMPLSHVLATKLGAKLTEVRKNGTCAWLRPDGKTQVTVEYLNENGAMVPVRVHTVLISTQHDETVTNDEIAADLKEHVIKPVIPEKYLDEKTIFHLNPSGRFVIGGPHGDAGLTGRKIIIDTYGGWGAHGGGAFSGKDPTKVDRSGAYIVRQAAKSIVASGLARRCIVQVSYAIGVPEPLSVFVDSYGTGKIPDKEILEIVKESFDFRPGMISINLDLKRGGNGRFLKTAAYGHFGRDDADFTWEVVKPLKSNKVQA; encoded by the coding sequence ATGGAATCTTTTTTGTTTACCTCCGAGTCCGTCAATGAGGGACACCCCGACAAGCTCTGCGACCAGATCTCCGACGCAATCCTCGACGCTTGTCTCGAGCAAGACCCTGAGAGCAAAGTCGCTTGCGAGACATGTACCAAGACCAACATGGTCATGGTCTTCGGCGAAATCACCACCAAGGCCAACGTCGACTACGAGAAGATCGTCCGCAAGACTTGCCGTGAGATCGGTTTCATCTCCGACGACGTCGGACTAGACGCTGACAACTGCAAGGTCCTCGTCAACATCGAGCAGCAGAGCCCCGACATCGCTCAAGGTGTTCACGGTCATCTCACCAAGAAGCCTGAAGACATCGGAGCTGGTGACCAAGGTCACATGTTCGGTTACGCCACCGACGAGACGCCCGAGCTCATGCCGCTAAGCCACGTTCTCGCGACCAAGCTTGGAGCTAAACTCACTGAGGTTCGTAAGAACGGGACTTGCGCGTGGCTTAGACCCGACGGTAAGACGCAAGTCACCGTTGAGTACTTGAACGAGAACGGAGCTATGGTCCCTGTCCGCGTCCACACTGTTCTCATCTCGACCCAGCACGATGAGACCGTGACCAATGACGAGATCGCAGCTGATCTCAAGGAGCATGTGATCAAGCCTGTGATCCCAGAGAAGTACCTTGACGAGAAGACAATCTTCCATCTCAACCCTTCTGGTCGGTTTGTCATCGGAGGTCCTCACGGTGACGCTGGACTCACCGGGCGTAAGATCATCATCGACACTTACGGTGGTTGGGGCGCGCACGGAGGCGGTGCTTTCTCCGGGAAGGACCCGACCAAGGTCGACAGGAGTGGTGCCTACATTGTTAGACAAGCGGCTAAGAGTATTGTTGCCAGTGGGCTAGCGAGGCGTTGCATTGTGCAGGTCTCGTACGCCATTGGTGTCCCTGAGCCGTTGTCTGTGTTTGTTGACAGCTATGGAACTGGGAAGATACCAGACAAGGAGATTCTTGAGATTGTGAAGGAGAGTTTTGACTTCAGACCGGGGATGATTTCGATCAACTTGGATTTGAAGAGAGGTGGTAATGGTAGGTTCTTGAAGACTGCTGCTTATGGTCATTTTGGAAGGGACGATGCTGACTTCACCTGGGAGGTTGTGAAGCCACTCAAGTCTAACAAGGTCCAAgcttga